The genomic region ttgagcatctgtggggcatcttcaacggaaggtggaggagcacaaggtctctaacatccaccagctccgtgatgtggtcatggaggagtggaagaggactccagtggcacctgtgaagctctggtgaactccatggccaagagggttaaggcagtgctggaaaataatggtggccacacaaaatattgacactttggcccaatttggacattttcacttaggggtgtactcacttttgctgccagcggtttagacattaatgtctgtgtgttgagttattttgagggacagcaaatttacactgttacacaagctgtacactcactaatttacattgtagcacagtgtcatttcttcagtgttgtcacatgaaaagatatcatcaaatatttacaaaaatgttgaggggtgtactcacttttgtgagatactgtaaataatacTAAGCAGTGACTGATTGATTGTTTTTATGATATTTTATTCTATCTGGTATAATTTCTCAAGAGCTGATCACTGAAAAATGTAGCAGCAGTGTTTAAGGTAGGATCTAAACTCTGCAGAACAGTGGCTCTCCAGGTTCAGGGTCAATACCTTTCCAGgttacagacacacatacactatacaaaCAATTATTTACCTTCTCTTTTCCATCCTCTGGTGCACAGCTGACCAAAGCATTTGACTGCTGTTCCCATCCCTGAAGTCACCTTTGAAAAAATTAAGAAAGCATCTAATGATGAACAACATATTGCTTGTTCTTGTTTAACTGGACTAAGacagcattttattattttcataaaaattaatacaaaaaagcaaacacatttgtaaacaTTGATTGGCAAGGGATCATCTGTACCGCTGTATAAGAAATATGTgagcaaatgtaaataaaacatttatcatCACTATCCATCTATTCCAGAAGTCTGATTGGTCTTCAAAATCAATACGTCTTTGCCAAttaaaaaacataagaaaaacaCTTATGCCTATACTAAATTTTCCAATGGAAATTAAATTACCTGTTGAACATCATGAAGTGTCAGCTGAGGATCAGACGTTGTTGAGATCTTATGGGGtggggggaagaaaaataaaagtttgcTTACTGAACATTATTTTTGTAAACCAAGACAGAACATTGTAATGCTTTGAGTTCCAAATACAAATATGTAATGTGAGAATGACAGATAATACAGGTGAATGTGCAGAATAACAGTTAGCGCATGTGTGAATTTACTCCAGCACACAgtcctcactgtgtgtgtaccttTCATGTATGGATTTTTTGAGGAAAGTATCTTTACTTTtctgaataaaaacacactctACAGAGTTTATGCAGATCCTGCATAATCTTACCAAAACTTAATGGAAATTAAATTACCTGTTGAGCGTTGTCATTCAGTCTCAGCTGAGGATCAGTCTCAGATGAAATCTTAAGGGATCAAAGAAAAAAGTTTAACCAAATATATCTAATTTGCACAACTAGTTTTACACAAACCATGGTCCAAGTTGCCGAGAGAAACATCGAACTTCTACCCATCCCCCACAGTACAATATGACACCAGCAGTAATTACGGGGACGTACAACACACAAACCAAGTCCAAGCTGAATGTAGTAAGAGAAGGACTGAACTTCTACCCATCCCCCACCACACAGTATGACACCAGCAGTAATTACGGGGACGTACAACACACAAAACCAAGTCCAAGCTGAATGTAGTAAGAGAAGGACTGAACTTCTACCCATCCCCCACCACACAGTATGACACCAGCAGTAATTACGGGGACGTACAACACACAAACCAAGTCCAAGTTGAATGTAGTAAGATAAGCACTGAACTTCTGCCCATCTAATTACCCAATTAGAAAAGTATACATATGGGGTGTTTAACCGGCATTCGCCGGTCACCAGTAAATATGGGCTAACTGCTTAGCATGTGTGCATGTCTAGCTAACGTGAACATGACCATTACAAAGCAACAAATGACTGGCCTGTCATATCATACAGTTTTTAtaacaacaaatacataaataatactaAGCAGTGACTGATTATTGCAGATCCTGCATAATCTTACCAAAACTTAATGGAAATTAAATTACCTGTTGAGTGTTGTCATTCAGTCTCAGCTGAGGATCAGTCTCAGATGAAATCTTAAGGGATCAAAGAAAAAAGTCTGACCAAAAATACCTAATTTTGCACAACTAGTTTTACACAAACCATGGTCCATGGAGAGAAAAATCGAACTTCTACCCATCCCCCACAGTACAATATGACACCAGCAGTAATTACGGGGACGTACAACACACAAACCAAGTCCAAGCTGAATGTAGTAAGAGAAGGACTGAACTTCTACCCATCCCCCACCACACAGTATGACACCAACAGTAATTACGGGGACATACAAACGCATGCTAATTCAGAATTGAAGAGAGATTTGTTGTAGTGCTAGCATTCCACTGAAATTAGAAAAGTAGACAAACGTACACAGTACCATATGAAAGTCTGCAACTTGGACAAAGTCTGAAATGGCATTAGCACCAGACACACATTTCACAGAACATTACCTTCTCTGTTCCATCCTCTGCTGCTAAACAGCTGACCAAAGCATCTGACTGCTGTTGCGTCTCTGAAGTTACCTGTATGGATTCAAATAAAGTACCAATACCTTAAGTTCTCCACATGATTGACAAACTGTTTTAACAGTAAACTGTGTGTTCAAATGACTGCAAGTAGGTTAAAATTTTTGAGGTAAAATATGCACTTTCCAATTCCGTCACAGATCATCTCTTCAACAACAAAGAGCAAACATTCAGAGCAGCCTGAATATCTTTAAGTTcacataacatttccatttgcAACATGGGCTATTTGAAGTGGAATAAAattgtaatgtaatgaaaaagTCTGAATATAATTGGAACATGTTGAAGCTTAATTTTGCTCAGAAAATTATGCAGAGCCAAATCACTTGTGAAAATTAAGTTCCATCTTACCTTGCTTCTCCATGGCCAGTCAGAATCCCCATAGTTATAGCAAATCTCTTCCCCAGGACTGATGTCCTTTATTGCAAATAAGCACAAATGGGGCTTTCTGTCCACTGTGATCGTTTTCATTTTGCTGTTGGGGTTCATATGATCATCGTTGACAAGTCGCCCTAAAGAGCCATCTTCTCTGGCAGCATCAACCCTGAAACAGCAAGAACACAATGCTAACTACAAGGTTTAATAAAACTGACTGAATTACACAATAAGTAAGTGCAACTTTCAAggaataatgaaataatcatGTTTCTGTATGGACTTCTCATCCTAGTTCATCATTACTTCTAGTTTTACACACATGGAGTCAGAAAAAGCAGAATTTGTATCTTGGGTGACCTACAACTTTGTAAATTTGCAAGACATTGTAAATTAAGTACAGCAATATACGTACCATAACTGTTTTCCATTAAAAcgaaattcaaacaaaaaaacttcaaGCGCACGATGGTATACTCTGTGCCTTCTTTCATATTCTTGTTTAGTTATGACTTCTCCTCGATATTCAACAAGAAAATCTCCCTTTTGAAAGTGGCAACAACTGAACACTCCTCGACCTAACAAAGAACAGATCAGTCAGCAGTAAGAGAAACACCAATCCCCCTACCCACAGTACAATATGACACCAGCAGTAATTATGGGGACGTACAACACACAAACCAAGTCCAAGCTGAATGTAGTAAGAGAAACACTGAACTTCTGCCCATCCCCCACAATACACCAGCAGTAATTATGGGGACGTACAATACACAAACTATTCCAAAGTTAAACCAATACTTAAGCGTAGGTCTGTGTTACTCACCTTTAACTGAATTGATGTATTTTACATCAAATCCATCCTTATCTTTAAACATGGATGAAAAATATGCAGCTTCATCCTTCGGTGATAGTTTGGCCCTCCGGGACCTTGTTGTTGCCATCTCCTGCAAAGGCCCCATAATGTTTTTAGTCATTTTACAACATATGATTTTTTGACATTACTGATTTAATCAACTATGagtttatacttttattttttttatagagggTGCAAATATTAACAATAGTGATTATTTTGTACTATCTACATGCAAGTAAGCAGTACCAGTGAAACAGGAGAAATATTTTGGACCTTAAATTTGTGTTTAGTATTTTAACATAATTGATTTGTAACATGCTGCttttctctctcgtgctctctctctctctctctctctctctcaaccacATTATGACTGTCACTAAAGAGAATCATTATGATAGGGCTAACATGTACagactatatatttatattaggtGAAACCTAGAGCTACAGacacctacagcaacattactAATAACTAATAGCAGC from Ictalurus furcatus strain D&B chromosome 15, Billie_1.0, whole genome shotgun sequence harbors:
- the LOC128619624 gene encoding N-lysine methyltransferase KMT5A-A-like isoform X1; protein product: MTKNIMGPLQEMATTRSRRAKLSPKDEAAYFSSMFKDKDGFDVKYINSVKGRGVFSCCHFQKGDFLVEYRGEVITKQEYERRHRVYHRALEVFLFEFRFNGKQLWVDAAREDGSLGRLVNDDHMNPNSKMKTITVDRKPHLCLFAIKDISPGEEICYNYGDSDWPWRSKVTSETQQQSDALVSCLAAEDGTEKISSETDPQLRLNDNTQQISSETDPQLRLNDNAQQISTTSDPQLTLHDVQQVTSGMGTAVKCFGQLCTRGWKREGK
- the LOC128619624 gene encoding N-lysine methyltransferase KMT5A-A-like isoform X2; its protein translation is MATTRSRRAKLSPKDEAAYFSSMFKDKDGFDVKYINSVKGRGVFSCCHFQKGDFLVEYRGEVITKQEYERRHRVYHRALEVFLFEFRFNGKQLWVDAAREDGSLGRLVNDDHMNPNSKMKTITVDRKPHLCLFAIKDISPGEEICYNYGDSDWPWRSKVTSETQQQSDALVSCLAAEDGTEKISSETDPQLRLNDNTQQISSETDPQLRLNDNAQQISTTSDPQLTLHDVQQVTSGMGTAVKCFGQLCTRGWKREGK